The genomic interval TAAAATTAGATTGTTTTTTAAAAATCCCTGTTGCTTTGAAAAAAGTGATGGGGATTTTTTTTGTTTTAAGAAGTGGCTATTTATATTCACTTATATAACTTATATGGTTTAAATTATTCATTTATCTTTGCAAAAGATTTAGGTTTTAATCTAAAATCTAAAATCAGAAATCTAAAGTAAAAGAATGACAGGAACCGTATATAAATCTACAGGAAGCTGGTACACCGTAAAATCTGAAAAAGGAGATTTTGTGGAATGCCGTATGAAAGGGAAATTTAGAATTAAAGGCATAAAAAGTACCAACCCAATTGCTGTAGGCGATATTGTCGATTATGAGTTGGATGAAACTTCAGATGCAGTTACGGGTACGATTCATAATATTCATGAAAGGAAAAACTATATCGTTCGTAAATCGGTTAACTTATCTAAGCAGATTCATATTATTGCTTCAAATATTGATCAAGTTTTTTTACTGATTACAATAGATAATCCGCCAACAACTACAAGTTTTATAGACCGTTTTTTGGTTACTGCCGAAGCATACGGAATCGAAGCCGTTTTGATTTTTAATAAAATTGATACTTTAAACGATCAAACTTTAGACGATCAGCTTTATTTACAACATATTTATTCTGAAATTGGATACAAATGTCTTAGAATTTCATCAACAGAAAATAAAGGGGTTGATAAATTAAAAGAAATGATGGTTGGAAAAGTGAGTATGTTTTCTGGACATTCCGGAGTTGGAAAATCAACTTTGGTAAATGCCATGGAACCAAGTCTTCACTTAAAAACTTCGGTAATTTCAGAACAAAGCAAACAAGGTCAGCATACAACCACTTTTGCCGAAATGTACGATTTGTCTTTTGATGCCAGAATTATTGATACTCCAGGAATTAAAGGTTTCGGAATCGTTGATATGGAACCTTCAGAAATCAGCGGATATTTTCCGGAATTCTTTAAATTAAAAGATCAATGCAAGTTTAACAATTGCCTGCATAAAGAGGAACCGCATTGTGCCATAAAAGCAGCTTTAGAAAAAGATGAAATCGCTTGGTCACGTTACAATAGTTATCTAAAAATCCTCGAAGGCGATGACGAGCATTATCGTACGGATACGTATGGCGAAGATCGTGCGGCGAGTGATGAAACGAGAAAGTAATTGTTAATTGTAAATGATAAATTTTTATTTATGATTGAGTGACGGCAATTTCTAATTATTACTTCTAAAGAAAAAAATCAATAATTTATAACTAACAATTAATAATTAATGAAGATTGTTATTCAAAGAGTTTCCCATGCATCAGTAACCGTTGATGGTCAAAAAACAGCAGATATTCAAAAAGGATTATTGGTTCTAGTCGGAATTGAAGATGCCGACACTCAGGAAGATATCGATTGGCTTGCTGGGAAAATCATAAAAATGAGAATTTTTGGCGACGAAAATGACGTCATGAACTGCTCAATTCAAGATATTGACGGCGATATTATTGTAGTAAGCCAATTTACACTTCACGCTTCTACAAAAAAAGGAAATCGTCCTTCTTATATAAAAGCTTCAAAACCTGAATTTGCAATTCCGATGTATGAAAAATTTGTACAAACTTTAGAAAAGGAATTTCAAAAGAAAATTCAAACCGGAATTTTTGGCGCAGATATGAAAGTTAGCCTAATAAACGATGGACCTGTTACCATTTTAATTGACAGCAAAAATAGAGAGTAAAAATTTACTAAACATTTGTTAAGATTTTCTAAAAATAATATATATTTGGAGAAAAAACTTACTAATGAAAAAACTTTTTTGCGCATTATTTTTTATCATTTTTACGGTTAATTCTTTTTCTCAAAAGATTGATTATTCGGTATTTACAATTTCCGATAGTTTGAAAGATAATGCCAATGCAGTTGTTCGTTTAGATCAGACAGATATTACGATTACTTCTCAAAGAAGTATGAACATAAAAACTCAAAGAGTTGTATCTGTTTTAAATGCCAAAGGACAGAATGATATTGACGGATATCAATATTACGACAAGTCAACTTCAATCAAAACTATAGAAGCTATTGTTTATGATGCTTTTGGTAAAGAAATCAAAAAAATTAAAAGAAAAGATTTCAGAGACCAAAGTGCTGTAAGCGGAAGCACACTTTTTTCAGATAATCGCGTTGTTTATCTGGATTATACTCCCATTTCATATCCATTTACCGTTGTCTATAATTGCGAAATAGAGACTTCAAATA from Flavobacterium sp. YJ01 carries:
- the rsgA gene encoding ribosome small subunit-dependent GTPase A; its protein translation is MTGTVYKSTGSWYTVKSEKGDFVECRMKGKFRIKGIKSTNPIAVGDIVDYELDETSDAVTGTIHNIHERKNYIVRKSVNLSKQIHIIASNIDQVFLLITIDNPPTTTSFIDRFLVTAEAYGIEAVLIFNKIDTLNDQTLDDQLYLQHIYSEIGYKCLRISSTENKGVDKLKEMMVGKVSMFSGHSGVGKSTLVNAMEPSLHLKTSVISEQSKQGQHTTTFAEMYDLSFDARIIDTPGIKGFGIVDMEPSEISGYFPEFFKLKDQCKFNNCLHKEEPHCAIKAALEKDEIAWSRYNSYLKILEGDDEHYRTDTYGEDRAASDETRK
- the dtd gene encoding D-aminoacyl-tRNA deacylase, with protein sequence MKIVIQRVSHASVTVDGQKTADIQKGLLVLVGIEDADTQEDIDWLAGKIIKMRIFGDENDVMNCSIQDIDGDIIVVSQFTLHASTKKGNRPSYIKASKPEFAIPMYEKFVQTLEKEFQKKIQTGIFGADMKVSLINDGPVTILIDSKNRE